In a single window of the Pseudorca crassidens isolate mPseCra1 chromosome 9, mPseCra1.hap1, whole genome shotgun sequence genome:
- the LOC137230392 gene encoding serum amyloid A-2 protein-like — translation MKLSTGIIFCFLILGVSSQRWGTFLKEAGQGAKDMWRAYSDMREANYKNSDKYFHARGNYDAAKRGPGGAWAAKVISDARENSQRVTDLFKHGDSGHGREDSEADQFANEWGRSGKDPNYFRPPGLPDKY, via the exons ATGAAGCTTTCCACGGGCATCATTTTCTGCTTCCTGATCCTGGGCGTCAGCAGCCAGAGATGGGGTACATTCCTCAAGGAAGCTGGTCAAG GGGCTAAAGACATGTGGCGAGCCTACTCTGACATGAGAGAAGCCAATTACAAAAATTCCGACAAGTACTTCCACGCCCGGGGCAACTATGACGCTGCCAAAAGGGGACCTGGGGGCGCCTGGGCTGCTAAAGTGATCAG CGATGCCAGGGAGAATAGTCAGAGAGTCACAGACCTTTTTAAGCATGGAGACAGTGGCCACGGACGGGAGGACTCGGAGGCCGACCAGTTTGCCAATGAATGGGGCCGGAGCGGCAAAGACCCCAATTACTTCCGACCTCCTGGCCTGCCCGACAAGTACTGA
- the LOC137230390 gene encoding serum amyloid A-2 protein → MSTMKLFTGLILCSLVLGVHSRWFSFLGEAYEGAKDMWRAYSDMKEANYKNSDKYFHARGNYDAAQRGPGGVWAAEVISDARENSQRITDLFKHGDSGHGREDSEADQFANRWGRSGKDPNYFRPPGLPDKY, encoded by the exons ATGAG CACAATGAAGCTTTTCACAGGCCTCATTCTCTGCTCCTTGGTGCTGGGAGTCCACAGCCGATGGTTTTCCTTCCTTGGTGAGGCTTATGAAG GGGCTAAAGACATGTGGCGAGCCTACTCTgacatgaaagaagccaattacAAAAATTCCGATAAGTACTTCCACGCCCGGGGCAACTATGACGCTGCCCAAAGGGGACCTGGGGGCGTCTGGGCTGCTGAAGTGATCAG CGATGCCAGGGAGAATAGTCAGAGAATCACAGACCTTTTTAAGCATGGAGACAGTGGCCACGGACGGGAGGACTCGGAGGCCGACCAGTTTGCCAATAGATGGGGCCGGAGCGGCAAAGACCCCAATTACTTCCGACCTCCTGGCCTGCCCGACAAGTACTGA